Proteins co-encoded in one Vibrio aquimaris genomic window:
- the glsA gene encoding glutaminase A, with amino-acid sequence MHRQFLLFSSLLIFLFTVPSFANQREDDQVCAVAQAAYLKFRSLNSGNNAAYIKALESVDPKTFGISVVTTDGRVCEFGDYDAPVSIQSVSKVFTLALLMKNKGPDFVEETIGVQPTGMPFNSVLAIENQQGSPSNPYVNAGAISTVSWLTTQNEIDRWKMIKGNLDNFAGKKLKINNDVLQSEMEDNKRNLGIAFLLDSYGRLGTSPLDAVTTYTKQCSVNVTAHDLAVMGSVLANYGSHPLTHKKILNGDYVPNILSSMVMSGVYDNSGSWFYETGVPAKSGVGGGFIAIIPGKMAVGVVSPPLDEFGNSVRAQRAVSYIVKEMNLNPYSKQK; translated from the coding sequence ATGCATAGACAATTTTTATTGTTTTCTTCTTTACTTATTTTTTTATTTACAGTTCCCTCGTTTGCAAACCAGCGAGAAGACGACCAAGTTTGCGCTGTTGCACAGGCGGCTTACCTTAAATTCAGGAGCCTAAATTCTGGTAATAATGCTGCTTATATCAAGGCGCTGGAGTCTGTTGACCCAAAAACCTTCGGTATCTCAGTTGTGACTACAGATGGACGCGTTTGTGAATTTGGAGATTATGACGCTCCGGTCTCTATACAGTCTGTTTCAAAAGTTTTTACTCTAGCACTGTTAATGAAAAACAAAGGGCCAGATTTTGTTGAGGAGACCATAGGGGTTCAGCCTACAGGTATGCCCTTTAACTCTGTTTTAGCGATTGAAAATCAGCAAGGCTCTCCATCTAACCCTTATGTTAATGCTGGCGCTATTTCTACAGTGAGTTGGCTAACGACTCAAAATGAAATTGATCGTTGGAAGATGATTAAGGGTAATTTGGACAATTTTGCAGGTAAAAAGCTCAAAATCAATAATGATGTATTGCAGTCGGAAATGGAAGACAACAAGCGCAATCTTGGTATTGCTTTTCTGCTTGATTCATATGGAAGACTGGGCACCAGCCCTCTTGATGCAGTGACCACATATACCAAGCAGTGTTCAGTTAATGTCACCGCTCATGACTTGGCGGTGATGGGGTCGGTTCTCGCTAATTATGGTTCACACCCACTAACACATAAAAAAATACTAAACGGTGACTATGTGCCAAACATATTATCGTCAATGGTTATGTCTGGTGTGTATGATAATTCAGGTAGCTGGTTTTATGAAACGGGAGTTCCAGCAAAAAGTGGTGTGGGTGGTGGTTTTATTGCCATTATACCGGGAAAAATGGCCGTTGGTGTAGTATCACCACCGCTTGATGAGTTTGGTAATAGTGTGCGAGCTCAGAGAGCCGTAAGTTATATTGTTAAAGAGATGAACTTAAACCCTTACTCCAAGCAAAAGTAA
- the ansA gene encoding asparaginase, which yields MARRHIYIAYTGGTIGMKKSDDHGYVPVAGFMEKQLASMPEFQRPEMPKFTIHEYAPLIDSSDMTPKDWQQIADDIRSNYDKYDGFVILHGTDTMAYTASALSFMLENLSKPVIVTGSQIPLAELRSDGQANLLNALHIAANYPINEVTLFFNNKLMRGNRSTKSHADGFNAFTSPNLSPLLEAGINIQIGNDVVVDEKATGAFTVHDITPQPIGVITMYPGISHEVIRNTLLQPVNAMILLTFGVGNAPQNPELLSHLKDASERGVIVVNLTQCLAGKVNMGGYATGCALAEAGVISGYDMTPEAALAKLHYLLSQNLSYEQVKAQMQQVLRGEMSI from the coding sequence ATGGCAAGAAGACATATTTATATCGCTTATACTGGCGGAACCATCGGAATGAAAAAGTCTGATGATCACGGATACGTTCCTGTGGCAGGTTTTATGGAAAAACAGCTAGCAAGTATGCCGGAGTTCCAACGTCCCGAAATGCCCAAATTTACTATCCATGAATATGCCCCTCTAATCGATTCATCGGATATGACTCCAAAAGATTGGCAGCAAATCGCAGATGATATCCGAAGCAATTACGATAAATACGATGGATTTGTCATCTTGCACGGCACTGATACCATGGCTTACACGGCATCAGCTTTGTCATTTATGCTTGAAAACTTATCAAAACCCGTGATTGTAACAGGATCCCAAATCCCATTGGCAGAGCTTAGATCTGATGGCCAAGCCAATTTGCTTAATGCTCTCCACATAGCGGCGAACTACCCAATTAATGAGGTCACGCTTTTCTTCAATAATAAGTTAATGCGCGGTAATCGAAGCACTAAGTCACACGCAGATGGTTTTAATGCATTTACCTCTCCGAACCTATCTCCCCTTTTAGAAGCAGGTATCAATATCCAGATCGGTAACGATGTTGTGGTAGATGAAAAAGCGACAGGAGCATTTACAGTACACGACATTACACCACAGCCGATTGGTGTGATTACCATGTATCCTGGTATCTCACACGAGGTGATTCGAAATACCTTGCTACAACCTGTTAATGCGATGATTTTGCTTACATTTGGCGTAGGTAATGCCCCGCAAAACCCAGAGCTTTTGTCTCACCTCAAAGATGCATCGGAACGTGGTGTTATCGTAGTCAATCTTACCCAATGCTTGGCAGGTAAAGTCAACATGGGGGGCTATGCCACAGGCTGCGCTCTTGCCGAAGCAGGTGTGATCAGTGGATATGACATGACACCAGAAGCTGCATTGGCAAAGCTTCACTATCTACTCAGCCAAAATCTCAGTTATGAGCAAGTAAAGGCTCAGATGCAGCAAGTGTTAAGAGGCGAAATGTCTATTTAA
- a CDS encoding coniferyl aldehyde dehydrogenase, protein MKYDLTTVQMENALSSMREAFTANPMPSQASRIKKLMGLKSALIEYTDKLCTAVSLDYGHRSQLDTLMADILPCIGNIDHTIDCLPHWMTSSIRHSGALLSTSRVEVVYQPKGVVGIVTPWNFPIMLSVGPLISVLAAGNRAMIKMSEFTPHTNLVLGEMLATVFDHSEVQVVEGEADIAASFTALNFDHMLFTGSTQVGRHVMKAAAANLTPVTLELGGKSPVIVAEDMPINIAVERIIYGKSLNNGQVCVAPDYILLPESKVEQFIDEYKSQYQSLFVEGVYSNNLTSMANQRQYERIMALLDEEEQAETRIEACHSDALDPCNHRLVTHLLVEPSLTSTVMTEEIFGPILPIIGYKNIEEVFSIVNSKPQPLALYLMTFDRDLQAQVRTRVHSGGMCINDCVFHLAVDDAPFGGVGESGIGHYHGKEGFLTFSHAKTVMETGVDHRVKHLFSAEDNELKSAVMNMLGK, encoded by the coding sequence ATGAAATATGATCTAACAACAGTGCAGATGGAAAATGCTCTTAGTTCTATGAGGGAGGCATTTACAGCGAACCCGATGCCAAGTCAGGCTAGCAGAATCAAGAAACTAATGGGGCTTAAGTCCGCGCTAATCGAATATACAGACAAACTTTGTACAGCTGTCAGCTTAGACTATGGGCACCGAAGCCAACTGGATACATTGATGGCAGACATCTTGCCTTGTATAGGCAATATTGATCATACAATCGACTGCCTACCGCATTGGATGACGTCGTCAATTCGCCACTCAGGAGCTTTGCTTTCTACGTCTCGAGTTGAAGTGGTTTACCAACCTAAGGGGGTGGTTGGGATTGTTACACCATGGAACTTTCCTATCATGCTGTCTGTGGGACCACTAATATCAGTGCTGGCAGCAGGTAACCGAGCGATGATAAAAATGAGTGAATTTACCCCACACACCAATCTGGTGCTGGGTGAAATGCTTGCTACGGTATTTGATCACAGTGAAGTTCAAGTTGTGGAGGGTGAAGCCGATATCGCAGCATCGTTTACGGCGTTAAATTTTGATCACATGTTGTTTACGGGGTCAACGCAAGTTGGTCGCCACGTAATGAAAGCCGCTGCGGCCAATTTAACGCCTGTTACTCTTGAGTTAGGCGGAAAATCGCCGGTGATTGTGGCGGAAGATATGCCAATCAATATTGCTGTAGAACGCATTATTTATGGCAAGAGCCTTAACAATGGGCAGGTTTGCGTAGCTCCGGATTACATATTGTTGCCAGAGAGTAAAGTTGAGCAGTTTATTGATGAGTACAAATCTCAGTACCAAAGTTTGTTTGTTGAAGGGGTGTATTCGAACAACCTGACCTCAATGGCAAACCAAAGGCAGTATGAACGCATAATGGCGTTACTGGATGAAGAAGAACAGGCAGAAACTCGAATTGAAGCCTGCCATAGCGATGCACTTGATCCTTGTAACCATAGGCTAGTGACCCACTTATTGGTTGAACCAAGTTTGACCTCTACTGTTATGACAGAAGAGATCTTTGGCCCTATACTGCCAATTATCGGATATAAAAATATCGAAGAGGTGTTTTCCATCGTCAACAGTAAACCTCAACCTCTCGCATTATACCTGATGACTTTTGATCGAGACTTGCAAGCGCAAGTGAGAACCAGAGTTCATTCCGGGGGAATGTGCATCAACGATTGTGTGTTCCACTTGGCTGTGGATGACGCACCATTTGGTGGCGTTGGAGAATCTGGGATAGGACATTATCACGGTAAAGAAGGTTTTTTAACTTTCTCTCATGCTAAAACCGTAATGGAAACAGGCGTGGACCATAGAGTAAAACACTTGTTTTCAGCGGAAGATAACGAATTGAAATCAGCAGTCATGAATATGCTTGGAAAATAG
- a CDS encoding TetR/AcrR family transcriptional regulator, protein MKDMRQAMLDAGFKLINEHGFAGVGLMKIIHEAEGTKGSFYHYFKSKEHFGEILLGDYFDNHLSILDGYLGDDTITRQQRVIEYFTFWSESKLTDDFRIQCLVVKLAGEISGTSNQMQSTMSEGTEKIIQRMADLFIEGNEDDDFNIADPKALSRTLYGLWLGSTLMAAMQRNRAILETAMQETITSIS, encoded by the coding sequence ATGAAAGATATGCGTCAAGCCATGTTGGATGCTGGCTTCAAGCTGATTAATGAACATGGGTTTGCCGGTGTTGGGCTTATGAAGATCATCCACGAAGCAGAGGGCACCAAAGGTTCTTTTTACCACTACTTCAAATCAAAAGAGCATTTTGGCGAAATCCTACTTGGTGATTACTTTGATAATCACTTATCAATATTAGATGGCTACTTAGGTGATGATACAATAACTCGCCAACAAAGAGTTATCGAGTACTTTACATTCTGGAGCGAATCCAAACTAACGGACGACTTTCGAATTCAGTGTCTGGTCGTCAAACTGGCAGGTGAGATTTCAGGCACTTCCAACCAAATGCAGTCCACAATGTCGGAGGGTACCGAGAAAATCATCCAGCGAATGGCGGATCTGTTTATTGAAGGAAATGAAGATGACGACTTTAATATCGCTGATCCTAAAGCGCTGTCTCGCACACTTTATGGACTTTGGCTTGGCTCTACTCTCATGGCGGCAATGCAAAGAAATCGTGCGATTCTAGAGACTGCCATGCAAGAGACGATTACCTCAATTAGCTAG
- the serS gene encoding serine--tRNA ligase, translated as MLDSKLLRTELDDTAEKLARRGYKLDVETIRTLEDQRKSIQVEVENLQSSRNSISKQIGQKMAAGDKEGAEEIKKQIGTLGSDLEAKKVQLAEIQNKLEYITLSVPNLPDDEVPAGKDENDNVEVSRWGEPKSYDFEVKDHVDLGEMGDGLDFACATKITGARFIVMKGQFARLHRAIAQFMLDLHTEEHGYTEVYVPYLVNSDSLYGTGQLPKFGEDLFHTEPLTEKVNDEEPRKLSLIPTAEVPVTNMVRDTIVDEADLPIKMTAHTPCFRSEAGSYGRDTRGLIRMHQFDKVELIQITKPEDSMAALEELTGHAEKVLQMLELPYRKVILCTGDMGFGARKTYDLEVWVPAQETYREISSCSNTWDFQARRMQARFRRKGEKKPELLHTLNGSGLAVGRTMVAILENNQEADGRIAIPAALQKYMGGATHIG; from the coding sequence ATGCTGGATTCTAAATTACTTCGTACAGAGCTGGATGATACAGCTGAAAAACTGGCGCGTCGTGGCTATAAGCTAGACGTAGAGACAATCCGTACACTTGAAGATCAACGTAAGTCGATCCAAGTCGAAGTTGAAAATTTACAATCCAGTCGTAATTCGATCTCCAAACAGATAGGCCAGAAAATGGCGGCAGGAGACAAAGAAGGTGCAGAAGAGATTAAAAAGCAGATAGGTACACTCGGAAGTGATCTAGAAGCTAAAAAAGTACAGCTCGCAGAGATCCAGAATAAGTTGGAATACATTACTTTGTCGGTTCCTAACCTACCTGATGATGAAGTGCCTGCTGGTAAAGACGAAAATGATAATGTTGAAGTGTCGCGCTGGGGTGAACCCAAGTCTTATGATTTTGAGGTCAAAGATCATGTAGATTTGGGCGAGATGGGCGATGGCCTTGATTTTGCCTGCGCAACAAAAATTACTGGCGCAAGATTTATAGTAATGAAAGGGCAATTTGCGCGTCTTCACCGTGCTATCGCTCAGTTTATGCTTGATTTACATACAGAAGAGCATGGTTATACAGAAGTTTATGTACCTTATTTGGTTAATTCTGACAGCTTATATGGTACAGGACAGTTACCAAAGTTTGGCGAAGATCTTTTCCATACCGAGCCATTAACTGAAAAAGTTAACGATGAAGAACCACGTAAGCTCTCTCTTATTCCTACAGCGGAAGTACCAGTAACCAATATGGTGAGAGACACCATAGTTGATGAAGCAGATTTGCCGATTAAGATGACGGCACATACGCCATGTTTCCGTTCTGAAGCAGGTTCGTATGGCCGTGATACGCGTGGACTTATCCGTATGCATCAGTTTGATAAGGTTGAACTGATTCAAATTACCAAGCCGGAAGATTCAATGGCAGCTTTAGAAGAGCTAACCGGGCATGCTGAAAAAGTACTGCAAATGCTAGAACTTCCTTATCGTAAAGTTATTTTATGTACTGGGGATATGGGCTTTGGCGCTCGTAAAACCTATGATCTAGAAGTCTGGGTTCCAGCACAAGAGACATATAGAGAGATTTCGTCTTGTTCGAATACTTGGGATTTCCAAGCTCGTCGTATGCAAGCTCGTTTTCGTCGTAAAGGTGAGAAAAAGCCAGAGCTACTACACACATTAAACGGTTCAGGCTTGGCTGTTGGTCGTACTATGGTGGCTATTTTGGAAAACAACCAAGAAGCCGATGGCCGTATTGCAATTCCTGCCGCGTTGCAGAAATATATGGGTGGTGCGACTCACATAGGGTAA
- a CDS encoding replication-associated recombination protein A — MSNYCLDFTGQEDFRPLAARMRPTRFEQYIGQRHILAEGKPLRRALESGHLHSMILWGPPGTGKTTLAEISANYAHAEVERLSAVTSGVKDIRLAIEKAREHQAAGLRTIMFVDEVHRFNKSQQDAFLPHIEDGTITFIGATTENPSFELNNALLSRARVYKLTSLSVQDIYQTLEQAINDKELGLGKFKAHFADHVLDRLSELVNGDARMSLNYLELLYDMATEDEQGVKQITLPLLAEVAGEKVSRFDNKGDIWYDLISAVHKSIRGSDPDAALYWAARMIAAGCDPLYIARRLLAIASEDIGNADPRAMQVALSAWDCFTRVGPAEGERAIAQAIVYLACAPKSNAVYTAWKQALQDAHNQPEYEVPVHLRNAPTGLMKDLGYGEEYRYAHDEAGAYAAGENYFPQEKQDTRYYFPTNRGLEVKIAEKLDYLASLDAKSPQKRYE, encoded by the coding sequence ATGAGTAATTATTGTTTGGACTTTACAGGGCAAGAGGACTTTCGGCCGCTTGCCGCAAGAATGCGCCCAACAAGGTTTGAGCAGTATATTGGGCAGCGACATATCTTAGCGGAAGGTAAGCCCCTGCGCCGTGCTCTTGAGTCTGGACATCTGCATTCTATGATCCTTTGGGGACCTCCAGGTACAGGAAAGACGACTTTGGCTGAAATTTCGGCCAATTATGCTCATGCCGAAGTAGAGCGCCTGTCTGCTGTCACTTCAGGGGTTAAAGATATACGCTTGGCGATTGAGAAAGCGCGTGAGCACCAAGCAGCCGGACTTCGCACCATCATGTTTGTGGACGAAGTTCACCGGTTTAACAAATCTCAGCAAGATGCTTTTTTGCCTCACATTGAAGATGGCACCATTACTTTTATTGGTGCGACGACAGAGAACCCATCGTTTGAATTGAATAACGCCCTGCTATCGCGCGCCCGCGTATATAAGCTTACTTCTCTATCAGTACAAGATATTTATCAAACACTTGAGCAAGCCATTAATGATAAAGAGTTGGGCTTGGGTAAATTCAAAGCTCACTTTGCTGACCACGTACTTGACCGTCTATCTGAATTGGTCAATGGCGATGCTCGTATGTCGCTGAACTATCTGGAGTTGCTCTATGACATGGCGACAGAGGATGAGCAAGGAGTCAAGCAGATAACCTTACCACTGCTCGCCGAAGTGGCAGGAGAAAAGGTATCTCGTTTTGATAACAAAGGCGATATTTGGTATGACTTAATTTCTGCAGTACATAAATCGATTCGAGGTTCAGACCCTGATGCAGCGCTTTATTGGGCTGCAAGAATGATTGCTGCTGGGTGTGACCCTTTATACATTGCTCGCCGTTTGTTGGCAATTGCATCAGAGGACATTGGCAATGCTGACCCAAGGGCAATGCAAGTGGCTTTATCTGCTTGGGATTGTTTTACTCGAGTTGGCCCAGCGGAAGGTGAAAGAGCGATTGCGCAAGCTATTGTCTATTTGGCCTGTGCTCCCAAAAGTAATGCGGTATATACGGCTTGGAAGCAAGCACTTCAAGATGCTCATAATCAGCCTGAGTACGAGGTTCCTGTTCATCTGCGTAATGCTCCAACCGGATTAATGAAAGATCTTGGTTATGGTGAAGAGTATCGTTACGCCCATGATGAAGCCGGAGCTTATGCGGCCGGTGAGAATTACTTCCCTCAAGAAAAGCAGGATACACGCTATTACTTTCCGACAAATCGAGGCTTAGAGGTAAAAATTGCGGAAAAGTTAGATTATCTAGCAAGTTTAGATGCAAAAAGCCCACAAAAGCGCTATGAATAA
- the lolA gene encoding outer membrane lipoprotein chaperone LolA yields the protein MKKFAVLCLLSFSVFAAPKDELSKRLQLSEGFSADFTQQLISPEGDVLTKGAGKVDISRPSLFRWETISPDENVLVSDGKSLWYYSPFIEQVSIYSQEQATEQTPFVLLTRNKPSDWDSYKVSQQGDFFTLIPTSVDSNQGSFRLEIDKKGAVKGFSIVEQDGQRSDFIFNNVSLSKPSADRFTFTIPKGVEVDDQRK from the coding sequence ATGAAAAAATTTGCTGTACTATGTTTGTTGAGCTTTTCTGTGTTTGCAGCGCCTAAAGACGAGCTAAGTAAAAGGCTGCAACTGTCAGAGGGCTTTAGCGCTGATTTTACCCAGCAGTTAATTAGCCCAGAAGGCGATGTGTTAACTAAAGGTGCTGGAAAAGTAGATATTTCTAGACCAAGTTTGTTTCGCTGGGAAACCATTTCGCCTGATGAAAATGTGTTGGTATCTGATGGAAAGTCGTTGTGGTACTACAGCCCGTTTATAGAGCAGGTAAGTATTTACTCACAGGAACAAGCTACAGAACAAACACCGTTCGTGTTGCTGACTCGCAACAAGCCCAGTGATTGGGATAGCTACAAAGTTTCCCAGCAAGGTGATTTCTTTACATTAATTCCAACCTCAGTTGATAGCAACCAAGGTAGCTTCAGGCTTGAAATTGATAAAAAAGGAGCGGTAAAAGGTTTTAGTATTGTTGAACAAGACGGTCAGAGAAGTGACTTCATATTTAACAATGTCAGTTTATCTAAACCGAGCGCCGATCGTTTCACTTTTACCATTCCTAAAGGGGTTGAGGTTGATGATCAAAGGAAATAG
- a CDS encoding SEC-C metal-binding domain-containing protein — MTYPLLKLESEESEIFIEGVILAANLATKPLDPELWLSEVLPNHTPNAEVEQHIHKQYAYLKRNEYSLLSLLDASQKDEQLADFAEGFMTMWPKVEPQWQEANIVDGSLRMLQALLTTLMLAIDESKTQAEMKAAGVESPPSLNDLAPQLDLMINEVALAADEIMLGAKAQSLNPFKGVGRNEQCPCGSRKKFKQCCGQ; from the coding sequence ATGACTTATCCATTATTAAAACTTGAATCCGAAGAATCTGAAATTTTCATCGAGGGCGTGATCCTTGCGGCCAACCTAGCGACAAAGCCATTGGATCCTGAACTATGGCTGTCAGAGGTACTTCCTAACCATACGCCTAACGCTGAGGTTGAGCAGCATATTCACAAGCAATACGCTTATTTAAAACGCAATGAGTATTCGTTGTTGTCATTGCTCGATGCTTCTCAAAAGGATGAGCAATTGGCGGATTTTGCGGAAGGTTTTATGACTATGTGGCCCAAGGTAGAGCCACAGTGGCAAGAAGCGAATATTGTCGATGGCTCATTAAGAATGCTTCAAGCTTTGCTCACGACATTGATGTTGGCTATTGATGAAAGCAAGACTCAAGCTGAGATGAAAGCCGCTGGCGTTGAATCTCCACCCTCGTTAAATGATTTAGCTCCGCAACTTGATTTAATGATCAATGAAGTAGCACTTGCTGCAGATGAAATCATGTTAGGCGCGAAAGCGCAGTCACTAAATCCATTTAAAGGTGTGGGCCGCAATGAACAGTGCCCGTGTGGTAGCAGAAAAAAATTTAAACAGTGTTGTGGACAATAG
- the dusC gene encoding tRNA dihydrouridine(16) synthase DusC gives MRVVLGPMEGVLDHLMREILTDINDYDLCVTEFVRVVDQLLPEHVFYRLCPELKQGSKTKSGVPVHIQLLGQDPHWMAENAVRAAELGAKGVDINFGCPAKLVNKSKGGAALLQHPDLVHQVVRACRNALPSHVPLSAKIRLGWDNPNDCFEIVDAIQSAGANELTVHARTKTGGYKASEIKWSYINEIRQRFDIPLIANGEIWNYQDGQACIETTGVDSLMVCRGAFNIPNLGNVVKYNQTAMPWQGVIKLLLLYSQYEMKGDKGLYYPNRVKQWFSYLRQAYPQANELFREIRTFNKAAPIVERIKEYQSAEPAA, from the coding sequence ATGCGAGTAGTTTTAGGCCCGATGGAGGGCGTTTTAGACCATTTAATGCGAGAGATCTTAACCGATATTAACGACTATGACCTTTGTGTCACTGAGTTTGTTCGTGTTGTTGATCAATTACTGCCTGAGCATGTTTTCTACCGTTTGTGCCCTGAACTAAAGCAAGGGTCTAAAACTAAGTCAGGAGTACCAGTTCATATTCAGCTACTAGGACAAGATCCACATTGGATGGCTGAAAACGCCGTCAGGGCTGCAGAGCTTGGTGCTAAAGGTGTTGATATTAACTTTGGCTGTCCAGCAAAACTGGTTAATAAGAGTAAAGGCGGTGCAGCATTACTGCAACACCCTGACCTCGTTCATCAAGTCGTTAGGGCCTGTCGAAACGCACTTCCATCACACGTTCCACTTAGCGCAAAGATTCGCTTGGGATGGGATAATCCTAACGACTGCTTTGAGATTGTTGATGCGATACAAAGCGCAGGCGCGAATGAGCTTACAGTGCACGCTCGGACCAAAACAGGCGGATACAAAGCCAGTGAAATAAAGTGGTCTTATATCAATGAAATCCGCCAGCGCTTTGATATTCCTCTCATCGCAAATGGTGAAATATGGAATTATCAAGACGGGCAAGCTTGCATTGAAACCACAGGTGTCGATTCTCTGATGGTTTGCCGCGGTGCGTTTAATATCCCCAACTTGGGTAATGTGGTCAAGTACAACCAAACTGCAATGCCTTGGCAAGGTGTCATCAAGCTATTACTGCTTTATTCTCAGTACGAAATGAAAGGTGATAAAGGGCTTTACTATCCCAATCGTGTCAAACAGTGGTTTTCTTATCTGCGTCAAGCATACCCTCAAGCAAACGAGTTGTTTCGAGAAATAAGGACTTTCAATAAAGCAGCACCTATCGTTGAACGAATAAAGGAATACCAAAGCGCTGAACCCGCAGCATAG
- a CDS encoding methyltransferase has translation MHERFLQLDSFLTTHQEFWRFEPFLVSCFGVVPWNDSRLSYFLEDLTNAQVEELKSDAKSLNQCLSDFIPKLDCAFKLNQLKRIQLEGLKLDRLVTNGVPGRKLDQIASMGEAALKCHCGSEWLEWCSGKGFLGRVLADHSGHPVTSFEYQRALCDVGQREADSLKLPMTFVQGDALSSEAKSILTRNQHAVALHACGDLHVSLIEKAVAAGLPALTLSPCCYHLTQDDKYQALSSYGQSSELKLSRSELRISLQETVTGGERVKRHRFLEMSYRLGLDLILREVLGHKDYVPIPSIKKSMLSEGFEVFCQWAADKKQLRLPQALAYEDFYSRGVKRYWQMERLNLVQQPFRRSLEMWLVHDKALHLEEHGYQVSLATFCSEEVTPRNILIQAVKP, from the coding sequence ATGCACGAAAGGTTTTTACAACTGGATTCATTTCTTACCACCCATCAAGAGTTTTGGCGATTTGAACCATTTTTAGTCAGTTGCTTTGGTGTAGTACCATGGAACGACTCTAGACTATCGTATTTTCTTGAAGATTTAACCAATGCGCAGGTTGAAGAGCTTAAATCTGACGCAAAGTCATTAAATCAATGCTTGAGTGACTTTATCCCCAAGTTGGACTGCGCATTTAAACTGAATCAATTAAAGAGGATCCAGCTTGAAGGTCTTAAATTGGATCGTTTGGTTACAAATGGAGTCCCTGGCAGAAAGTTGGATCAAATAGCATCTATGGGAGAGGCTGCACTGAAGTGCCACTGTGGTAGTGAATGGCTAGAATGGTGTTCGGGAAAGGGCTTTTTAGGCAGAGTACTGGCTGACCATAGTGGTCACCCAGTGACGAGTTTTGAATATCAGAGAGCACTCTGTGATGTAGGACAAAGAGAGGCGGATAGCCTCAAGTTGCCAATGACCTTTGTTCAAGGTGATGCTTTATCCAGTGAGGCTAAATCTATATTAACTCGAAACCAACATGCTGTTGCTTTACATGCATGTGGGGATTTGCATGTTTCTTTGATTGAAAAAGCCGTTGCTGCTGGTTTGCCAGCGCTGACATTGTCACCTTGTTGTTATCATCTTACTCAAGATGACAAGTATCAAGCCTTGTCTTCATACGGTCAGTCATCTGAGCTTAAACTCTCTCGATCTGAGCTACGAATTTCGTTACAAGAGACGGTAACAGGTGGAGAGAGAGTGAAAAGACATCGCTTTCTTGAGATGAGTTACCGACTAGGATTGGACTTAATATTAAGGGAAGTCTTAGGCCATAAAGATTATGTACCGATTCCTAGTATCAAAAAATCTATGCTCTCGGAGGGGTTTGAGGTCTTTTGCCAATGGGCGGCGGATAAAAAACAGCTGCGACTCCCGCAAGCGCTTGCCTATGAGGATTTTTATTCTCGAGGGGTTAAGCGCTACTGGCAGATGGAGCGCTTGAACTTGGTTCAGCAGCCTTTTCGTCGAAGTTTAGAAATGTGGCTGGTGCATGATAAAGCTCTCCATCTTGAAGAACATGGTTACCAAGTATCACTTGCGACTTTTTGTTCTGAGGAAGTCACCCCAAGAAATATTTTAATTCAAGCGGTTAAACCATAA